One window of the Osmerus mordax isolate fOsmMor3 chromosome 2, fOsmMor3.pri, whole genome shotgun sequence genome contains the following:
- the gatd3 gene encoding LOW QUALITY PROTEIN: glutamine amidotransferase-like class 1 domain-containing protein 3, mitochondrial (The sequence of the model RefSeq protein was modified relative to this genomic sequence to represent the inferred CDS: inserted 2 bases in 2 codons; deleted 2 bases in 2 codons), whose translation MFALRSQAFKSAAYLLKTQTINAGFHTGATCYGAKVAVVLSGCGVYDGTEIHEASAILVHLSRGGAEVQMYAPDVSQMHVIDHSKGQPAEESRNVLTESARIARGNVIDLAKLSVTNHDAVIFPGGFGAAKNLSTFAVDGPDFKVNQDVERVVKEFHKAGKPIGLCCISPVLXAKLLPGVEVTXGHEEEEGGRWPYAGTAQAIKALGARHCVKEVTEVHVDQKNKVVTSPAFMCDTQLHHIFDGIGAMVTDVLKLSGNEARRERDASSSSVSKRTGECQFISTKRQALFYRSVIP comes from the exons ATGTTTGCATTAAGATCACAAGCATTCAAATCAGCGGCATACCTGTTGAAAACACAAACTATAAATGCGGGATTCCACACGGGCGCCACCTGCTACGGGGCTAAAGTTGCAGTT GTGCTGTCAGGCTGTGGCGTGTATGATGGAACTGAAATCCACGAAGCATCAGC GATCCTGGTGCATCTGAGCAGG GGTGGAGCCGAGGTCCAGATGTATGCCCCTGACGTCTCCCAGATGCACGTGATTGACCACAGCAAGGGCCAGCCGGCAGAGGAGTCCAGAAACGTCCTGACGGAGTCTGCTCGTATCGCCCGGGGCAACGTCATAGACCTGGCCAAGCTGAGCGTCACCAACCATGATGCTGTCATCTTCCCAGGGGGCTTTGGGGCTGCAAAGAATCT GTCGACGTTTGCGGTGGACGGGCCAGACTTCAAGGTGAACCAGGATGTTGAGCGCGTCGTCAAGGAGTTCCACAAAGCAGGCAAACCCATTGG acTCTGCTGCATCTCTCCAGTGC GCGCGAAGCTGCTTCCAGGTGTGGAAGTCA GTGgccacgaggaggaggaggggggccgcTGGCCCTACGCTGGCACGGCCCAGGCCATCAAGGCTCTCGGGGCCAGACACTGTGTCAAGGAGGTCACC GAGGTCCATGTGGACCAGAAGAACAAGGTGGTGACATCACCA GCCTTCATGTGCGACACACAGCTGCATCACATCTTCGACGGCATCGGAGCCATGGTGACCGACGTCCTGAAACTCAGCGGAAATGaagcacggagagagagagacgccagCTCTAGTTCGGTGTCTAAGAGGACAGGAGAATGTCAGTTCATATCGACCAAACGTCAAGCTCTGTTCTACAGGTCGGTTATACCGTAA